In the Centroberyx gerrardi isolate f3 chromosome 9, fCenGer3.hap1.cur.20231027, whole genome shotgun sequence genome, one interval contains:
- the cdkn2c gene encoding cyclin-dependent kinase 4 inhibitor C — translation MAEGSQSDKLCSASASGNLPEVLFLLRNGADVNGRNIYGRTSLQVVKLSNPAVAEVLLKAGANPNMRDPVCNLTVTHDAAREGFVDTVRVLVDHGADVNLLDEYGNLPLHLAAREGCLEVVQLLLGLTADPGRPNGHGQTAWELALNYRRMDTATYIAEYMRLHQ, via the exons ATGGCTGAAGGTTCACAATCTGACAAGCTCTGCAGTGCTTCTGCCAGTGGAAACCTACCCGAAGTGTTGTTTTTGCTGCGAAATGGAGCAGATGTTAATGGACGTAATATATATGGCAGAACTTCATTGCAG gTGGTGAAACTGAGCAACCCTGCCGTCGCCGAAGTCTTGCTCAAAGCGGGAGCCAACCCCAACATGCGCGACCCCGTCTGCAATCTCACCGTGACCCACGACGCAGCGCGCGAGGGTTTCGTGGACACGGTGCGCGTGCTGGTTGACCACGGAGCAGACGTGAATCTCTTGGATGAGTACGGTAACCTGCCGCTGCACCTGGCCGCCAGGGAGGGCTGTCTGGAAGTGGTTCAACTGCTGCTCGGACTCACCGCGGACCCCGGCAGGCCCAACGGACACGGACAGACGGCCTGGGAGCTCGCGCTCAACTACCGCAGGATGGACACTGCCACCTACATCGCCGAGTATATGCGCCTCCATCAGTAG